A portion of the Homalodisca vitripennis isolate AUS2020 chromosome 2, UT_GWSS_2.1, whole genome shotgun sequence genome contains these proteins:
- the LOC124354944 gene encoding UDP-glucosyltransferase 2-like has protein sequence MRLLLALSVTLTSITLCWGARILALLPVNSRSHFIVMEPLLLELRKRGHHLTVVSSFPQKEPLQNLTDIDFSSQLPPPTNLFSIGIIREKLRSMYSAASFIIEFHLNVCNEVLRNKTVLNHLNREKFDLVIGEIFGADCFNYYAYKMKVPFISWVSSTMLPWASERIGLPDNPSYIPNYFVNYSPEMTFFQRIFNTASLYFINTLYYYHSDLPVWRLAENVFGEKLPPIEEINRQTSLILLNSHFSLSQSRPFTPNIIEVGGIHIGDVQPLPKDIKEFLDNANNGVILMSFGSLVKVSSLPPQLIRMFLDVFASLPQRVIFKYEEDGLEVPSNVMYKHWLPQSDIIAHPNVRVLISHGGLASTTEAVHHAKPLIAIPFFADQFKNAWNVIYRGGGILLDFDSISQNEFSQALKAVLKNPDYTQNMRRLSQQFRDRPMTPLQTAVYWTEYVIRHQGAPHLRPASVNLPLYQYLLLDVIAVLATSLVAALFIFYHVIKYTFKCAKIALYTPRITTKSKNE, from the exons ATGCGTTTACTCCTAGCCCTCTCCGTCACGCTAACATCCATAACATTGTGTTGGGGAGCCCGCATATTGGCTCTGCTACCTGTTAACTCTCGTAGCCACTTTATAGTGATGGAGCCTCTACTTCTGGAGCTACGCAAGAGAGGGCATCACCTCACAGTTGTCTCCAGTTTCCCCCAGAAGGAGCCGTTGCAGAATCTTACAGATATCGACTTCTCCTCTCAACTTCCACCACCTACCAACCTCTTTAGCATCGGCATCATCCGAGAGAAGTTGAGAAGCATGTACAGTGCAGCGTCCTTCATAATAGAGTTTCACTTGAACGTTTGTAATGAAGTTCTAAGAAATAAAACCGTGCTAAACCATTTAAATAGAGAAAAATTTGACCTAGTTATAGGGGAAATTTTTGGCGCTGATTGCTTCAACTATTACGCTTACAAAATGAAAGTTCCTTTCATTAGTTGGGTATCCAGTACCATGTTACCTTGGGCTTCTGAGCGGATCGGGCTCCCAGATAACCCTTCTTATATACCTAACTATTTCGTTAACTACAGCCCAGAAATGACATTCTTCCAACGAATTTTCAACACGGCTtctctttatttcataaatacactCTATTACTATCACTCAGACCTCCCTGTCTGGAGATTGGCTGAAAATGTTTTTGGAGAGAAACTTCCACCCATAGAAGAAATTAATAGACAAACgtcattaattttgttaaatagtcACTTTTCACTTTCACAAAGTCGGCCATTCACCCCTAACATTATCGAAGTTGGAGGAATTCACATAGGGGATGTCCAACCCTTACCGAAG gatataaaagaatttttggatAACGCTAACAATGGAGTGATTCTTATGAGTTTCGGGTCGCTAGTGAAAGTTTCCTCTCTGCCTCCACAATTGATCCGAATGTTTCTGGATGTGTTCGCATCTCTGCCACAAAGGGTTATCTTCAAGTATGAGGAAGATGGTCTAGAAGTTCCATCCAACGTTATGTACAAGCATTGGCTTCCTCAATCCGATATTATAG CCCATCCTAATGTTCGAGTTCTGATATCACATGGAGGGCTGGCCAGCACTACAGAAGCCGTCCACCATGCTAAACCACTTATTGCCATACCCTTTTTTGCCGATCAATTTAAAAATGCATGGAACGTGATATATCGGGGTGGTGGCATTTTACTGGACTTCGACAGCATCTCTCAGAATGAATTCTCCCAGGCACTCAAGGCAGTGCTGAAGAATCCAGa TTACACACAGAACATGAGACGATTATCGCAACAGTTCCGGGACCGGCCGATGACGCCGCTGCAAACAGCAGTGTATTGGACAGAGTACGTCATCAGACATCAGGGGGCGCCACACTTACGACCGGCCTCTGTCAATCTGCCGCTCTACCAGTACTTACTGCTTGACGTAATCGCAGTACTTGCTACTTCCTTAGTAGCAGCCTTATTCATTTTTTATCACGTcataaaatatacctttaaatgTGCGAAAATAGCTTTATACACACCGAGAAtaacaacaaaaagtaaaaacGAATAG